The proteins below are encoded in one region of Brassica napus cultivar Da-Ae chromosome A6, Da-Ae, whole genome shotgun sequence:
- the LOC106349269 gene encoding uncharacterized protein LOC106349269, whose amino-acid sequence MEQDEWLGTLRYASKAQDKVSVDSLMLRYRPIAPKPTTGQPCGTGDNNNNNSYGKRTKRKYVRVSKNNKTTCRGKSRSDVSDGREQTGVVTLQLMPEKSDPSGDYSPLDQDSLDPSLKTIIGVETLETNTWATFNSGETAEVETWITVESVTGVYDGSSTSHAVECTDVEMVDNLGKDTCPAFVTDASNRVVWVNEAYRRNVSGEDWSSSLSLPDVMVWLVAEESTVAMYCNYRAFTCRVRMQYTWQETKYTKTVPCDVWKMEFGGFAWRLDTTAALTLWL is encoded by the coding sequence atgGAACAAGATGAGTGGTTGGGTACGCTAAGATACGCCAGCAAGGCGCAGGATAAGGTTTCCGTCGACAGTCTCATGCTCCGGTACCGTCCGATCGCTCCAAAGCCGACGACTGGTCAACCATGCGGTACAGGagacaacaataacaacaactcATACGGTAAACGAACCAAACGAAAGTACGTTAGGGTTTCGAAGAATAATAAAACCACGTGTCGAGGAAAGAGCAGATCTGACGTGTCTGATGGTCGGGAACAAACTGGTGTCGTGACGCTGCAGCTCATGCCGGAAAAATCCGATCCGTCAGGCGACTACTCGCCGTTAGATCAGGATAGTCTCGATCCGTCGCTGAAAACGATAATCGGAGTAGAAACACTAGAAACCAACACGTGGGCCACGTTTAACAGCGGCGAAACGGCGGAGGTGGAGACATGGATAACGGTGGAGTCCGTCACAGGCGTATATGACGGTAGTTCGACTTCCCATGCGGTGGAATGTACGGACGTCGAGATGGTGGATAATCTAGGTAAGGACACGTGTCCTGCGTTCGTAACGGATGCCTCGAACCGCGTGGTTTGGGTTAACGAGGCTTACCGGAGAAATGTTTCCGGTGAAGATTGGTCGTCATCTTTGTCGTTGCCGGATGTTATGGTGTGGTTGGTGGCGGAGGAGTCTACGGTGGCTATGTATTGTAACTACCGAGCTTTCACGTGTAGGGTGAGGATGCAGTACACCTGGCAGGAGACAAAGTATACCAAAACGGTGCCGTGTGATGTATGGAAAATGGAGTTTGGTGGCTTTGCATGGAGGCTAGACACAACAGCTGCTCTGACTCTCTGGCTTTGA
- the LOC106349270 gene encoding cytochrome c1 1, heme protein, mitochondrial produces the protein MVGGGVIQQILRRKLHSQSVATPVLSWFSSKKAHVDAGSSGVRAFALLGAGVTGLLSFSTVASADEAEHGLACPDYPWPHDGILSSYDHASIRRGHQVYQQVCASCHSMSLISYRDLVGVAYTEEEAKAMAAEIEVVDGPNDEGEMFTRPGKLSDRLPQPYANESAARFANGGAYPPDLSLITKARHNGQNYVFALLTGYRDPPAGISIREGLHYNPYFPGGAIAMPKMLNDEAVEYEDGVPATEAQMGKDVVSFLSWAAEPEMEERKLMGFKWIFLLSLALLQAAYYRRLKWSVLKSRKLVLDVVN, from the exons ATGGTTGGAGGAGGAGTTATCCAGCAAATTCTCAGGAGGAAGCTTCACTCCCAATCAGTC GCAACTCCGGTTCTGTCGTGGTTTTCTTCTAAGAAAGCTCATGTGGACGCTGGTTCTTCTGGTGTAAGAGCATTTGCCCTCTTGGGTGCTGGTGTTACTGGGCTGCTGAGTTTCTCTACAGTAGCATCTGCTGATGAGGCTGAACACGGATTGGCCTGTCCTGACTACCCTTGGCCTCATGATGGCATTCTCAGCTCATACGACCATGCTTC GATCCGTCGTGGGCATCAAGTTTATCAACAAGTCTGTGCATCTTGCCATTCAATGTCTCTGATCTCATACCGTGATTTGGTGGGTGTCGCCTACACCGAGGAAGAGGCAAAGGCAATGGCAGCTGAAATCGAGGTTGTTGATGGACCTAATGATGAGGGTGAGATGTTCACCCGTCCTGGTAAACTCAGTGACCGCTTGCCTCAACCTTATGCCAATGAATCCGCTGCAAGGTTCGCTAATGGTGGAGCCTATCCTCCTGATCTAAGTCTTATCACTAAG GCACGTCACAACGGTCAAAACTACGTCTTTGCTCTTCTAACTGGTTACCGTGATCCTCCTGCTGGCATTTCG ATAAGAGAGGGGTTACACTACAATCCTTATTTCCCTGGGGGAGCAATTGCTATGCCGAAAATGCTTAATGATGAAGCTGTTGAGTATGAAGATGGTGTCCCCGCCACAGAGGCACAG ATGGGTAAAGATGTTGTGTCATTCTTGTCTTGGGCAGCTGAACCAGAAATGGAAGAGAGGAAATTG ATGGGTTTCAAGTGGATATTCCTACTATCGCTGGCTCTGCTCCAAGCAGCGTACTACAGGCGACTGAAATGGTCGGTTCTCAAGTCCCGGAAGCTGGTTCTTGACGTGGTGAACTAG